The Pseudanabaena yagii GIHE-NHR1 genome segment ATGGGGCTTGTTGGACTTCCTCTGGTTGGCAAAGTCCGACCTTAACGGAGATGGCGATTACGGCGAGAGCTAGTGAGTTTATTGCCGAAGAAATGCGAAAAGGCAATTTGTAATTCAAGAGCCTTGCTTTGCAAGGCTCTTGAATTACAGGACAAAGGTAGCTTTCAACATGCCTTCATCGGGATCGGGTTGGAGTTTGAATCCTAATCTGCGACAAATGCTTTGCATGGGGTCATTGCTATTGAGGATATAGCCAACGATCGCTTCTAGATTTTGTTCCTTACCAATTTCTAAAATGCGGCGTAGTAGCTCAGTGCCTAACCCTTGATGATGATAGTGATCGCTAACAATGAGTGCAAATTCGGCTTCATTCGTGCCATGTAACTTACTTAGCCTTGCGACACCCAAAATCTCATGCTCGGAGGTTTCAGGATTTTTGTAATCGGCAGCTAAGACCATTTCGCGATCGTAATCAATAAAGCAAATGCGGGTCAAACGTTCATGGGCGATCCGCTTGGTTAGTTTAACCGTATGGGCATAACGCAAATAGACGCTCTCTTCCGAGAGACTCTGATGGAACTGCACCATTAATGGCTCATCTTCAGGACGAATAGGACGAATGGTAACGCGATCGCCCTTACGAGATTGCCAACATTGCACATATTTGGTGGGATAGGGCGTAATCGCAGGGATCGGACGTTGAGCGATGTCTTCATCCGTATGTAATACAACTCTGGCATCAAGGGCGATCATCCCATCAGCCGAAACTAGCAAAGGATTAATATCAATTTCGCGAATCTGAGGTTGCTCAACTACTAGTTGACTGAAGTTAACCAGTAATTGCTCAAGTTTTGCCATATCGATCGCTTTTCTACCTCGGACTCCCTGCAAGGCTTGGTAAATGCGGGTTTGTTCCATCATGCGCCTTGCAAGGGTGGTATTTAGTGGCGGCAAAGCTAAGGCGCGATCGCGAAATACCTCCACCAATTGACCACCCATCCCAAAAAGCATCACCTCCCCAAATTGAGGATCAAGACTACTGCCGAGAATCAATTCGTAGCCTTCCATTTTTACCATTGGCTGTACCGTGACACCCAAAAAGGCTTCAGGATCAATAGCACGAACCTTGGCAGCGATCCCCATAAAGGCGCGGGTAACTGCCGCCGCATCTTCTAAATGCAAACGCACACCACCCACATCGGTTTTATGGGTAATCTTTTCCGAATGCAGTTTAAGTACAACGGGATAGCCAAAGCGATCGGCGATTTCTACGGCTTCAATATCGCTGGTGGCGATTTCGGTCGGTACTGTGGGAATACCATAGGCGGCGAGTAAATTTTTCGATTCGTATTCAGTCAATAGATAGCGATCGCTTTTTGTGGCTTGCGCGAGAATGCGTTCAGCTAACTGGCGATCGGGCGCATGTAAATCCGAATCCACAGGTAGGGAAGGCGTTTCATAGATTCCCTTCAGATTGTAGGTATAGTGCCACATGTAGTTAAACAAGCGCACCGCCGTATCGGGATAGGGAAATGTGGGAATCTTCGCTTGATTAAGAATTTCCGTTCCTGCGGCGATTTCTGCACCACCCATCCAACTCGATAAAATTGGCTTTCCTAATTTGCTATAGGACTTGAGCTTCTCTGCGGTTTGGGTGGGATTGGTCATCGCCTGTGGAGTCAAGATTACCAACATCGCGTCACTATTGGGATCATCGGCAACTACTTCAAGGGTTTGGGCATAGCGATCGCTGCTGGCATCTCCGAGAATATCAATGGGATTGTGATGACTCCATTGCGCGGGTAAAAACTGATTTAATTTCTGGATTGTCTCTGGTGCAAGTTCCGATAATGTACCACCACCACTGATCAAGGCATCGGTAGCGATCGCCCCAGGACCTCCTGCATTGGTAACGATCGAGAGACGATTGCCCTTAGGTCTCGGTTGTTTTGCCAGAGTTTCCGCCATATCAAACAAGTCTGAAATGGTATGTACTCGCAATACCCCACAGCGCCGAAAAGCCGCATTTAAAACTTCATCACTACCCGTCAAAGCTCCCGTATGTGAAGCCGCCGCCTTTGCTGCTGCCTCCGTATGTCCAACTTTCAAGACAATAATCGGTTTATCCATTGCGACCTCGCGGGCTGCCGAGAGAAAAGCATGGGCATCACCGATGGATTCCATATAGAGAACGATGCTGTGGGTATGGGGATCATCCCCAAGATATTCAATCAAATCACCCCAACCGACATCCAGCATCGAACCAATGGAAACGAAGGCACTAAAGCCGACATTCTCACCTAAACTCCAATCTAAAATCGAAGTACAAAGCGCTCCACTTTGACTGATGAACGCGACATTGC includes the following:
- a CDS encoding bifunctional acetate--CoA ligase family protein/GNAT family N-acetyltransferase; the encoded protein is MEKILANQVCASDPAHDIWKKQRHPLDCIFRPRSVAVIGASEREGSVGRTLLWNLIRSPFGGTVFPVNPQRHSVLGIKSYTDIASVPEMVDLAVIATPAATVPQVIRECVAAGVKGAIIISAGFKEIGEQGAALEKEVLAEARKGGMRIIGPNCLGLMNPLAGLNATFAGTSARSGNVAFISQSGALCTSILDWSLGENVGFSAFVSIGSMLDVGWGDLIEYLGDDPHTHSIVLYMESIGDAHAFLSAAREVAMDKPIIVLKVGHTEAAAKAAASHTGALTGSDEVLNAAFRRCGVLRVHTISDLFDMAETLAKQPRPKGNRLSIVTNAGGPGAIATDALISGGGTLSELAPETIQKLNQFLPAQWSHHNPIDILGDASSDRYAQTLEVVADDPNSDAMLVILTPQAMTNPTQTAEKLKSYSKLGKPILSSWMGGAEIAAGTEILNQAKIPTFPYPDTAVRLFNYMWHYTYNLKGIYETPSLPVDSDLHAPDRQLAERILAQATKSDRYLLTEYESKNLLAAYGIPTVPTEIATSDIEAVEIADRFGYPVVLKLHSEKITHKTDVGGVRLHLEDAAAVTRAFMGIAAKVRAIDPEAFLGVTVQPMVKMEGYELILGSSLDPQFGEVMLFGMGGQLVEVFRDRALALPPLNTTLARRMMEQTRIYQALQGVRGRKAIDMAKLEQLLVNFSQLVVEQPQIREIDINPLLVSADGMIALDARVVLHTDEDIAQRPIPAITPYPTKYVQCWQSRKGDRVTIRPIRPEDEPLMVQFHQSLSEESVYLRYAHTVKLTKRIAHERLTRICFIDYDREMVLAADYKNPETSEHEILGVARLSKLHGTNEAEFALIVSDHYHHQGLGTELLRRILEIGKEQNLEAIVGYILNSNDPMQSICRRLGFKLQPDPDEGMLKATFVL